One Pseudomonas sp. C27(2019) DNA window includes the following coding sequences:
- the leuE gene encoding leucine efflux protein LeuE → MPSLGITDLWSYVLGTVFIVLLPGPNSLFVLATAAQRGIASGYRAACGVFLGDTVLMLLTAIGIASLLRTEPMFFIALKYLGAAYLCWLGATMLRSAWRSMRSSPQVGEDMQQHKPAAQPMRKAFLLSISNPKAILFFVSFFIQFVDPGYAYPGLSFLVLGLILQLISGIYLSLLIFSGARLARWFRQRKRLATGALSGVGAMFVGFGVKLATATLS, encoded by the coding sequence TTGCCAAGCTTGGGAATCACTGATCTTTGGAGCTATGTTCTAGGTACAGTGTTTATCGTGTTGTTGCCGGGACCAAACTCTTTGTTTGTACTGGCTACAGCCGCCCAGCGTGGTATTGCTTCAGGTTATCGAGCTGCTTGTGGTGTGTTCTTAGGTGATACGGTGCTGATGCTGTTAACAGCGATTGGCATTGCTTCACTACTGCGTACTGAGCCGATGTTTTTTATCGCGCTAAAGTACCTCGGCGCTGCTTATTTGTGCTGGTTGGGCGCTACTATGCTGAGATCGGCATGGCGCTCAATGCGCAGCTCACCACAGGTCGGCGAAGACATGCAACAGCACAAACCCGCTGCGCAGCCAATGCGCAAAGCGTTTTTGCTGAGTATCTCTAACCCTAAAGCGATCTTGTTCTTTGTCTCATTCTTTATTCAATTTGTTGACCCAGGCTACGCCTATCCTGGTTTATCGTTTTTAGTCCTTGGATTGATTCTGCAGCTCATTAGCGGAATTTATCTGAGTCTATTGATCTTTAGCGGCGCTCGTTTAGCGCGCTGGTTTCGTCAGCGGAAACGTTTGGCGACCGGCGCACTAAGCGGAGTAGGCGCCATGTTCGTCGGCTTTGGCGTGAAGCTGGCCACCGCAACCCTGTCCTAA
- the carA gene encoding glutamine-hydrolyzing carbamoyl-phosphate synthase small subunit: MTKPAILALADGSIFRGEAIGIDGETVGEVVFNTAMTGYQEILTDPSYARQLVALTYPHIGNTGTTPEDAESSRAWAAGLIIRDLPLLSSSWRDKKPLGEYLIDNKIVAIAGIDTRRLTRILRDNGAQSGCILAGEDATEERALELARGFAGLQGLDLAQEVSTDKIYEWRSAPWQLITDSHPEIQEGQLPHHVVVYDYGVKRNILRVLVARGCRLTVVPAQTPASEVLALNPDGVFLSNGPGDPEPCDYAVAAIKEILATDIPVFGICLGHQLLALASGARTMKMINGHHGANHPVQDLKTGKVMITSQNHGFAVDKTSLPDHLKATHESLFDQTLQGIERTDKQAFGFQGHPEASPGPNDVSSLFDRFVASMMARR, translated from the coding sequence TTGACTAAGCCAGCCATACTCGCCCTTGCTGACGGCAGCATTTTTCGCGGCGAAGCCATTGGAATTGACGGTGAAACCGTTGGTGAGGTGGTCTTTAACACTGCCATGACCGGCTATCAGGAAATTCTTACAGACCCATCCTATGCGCGCCAGTTGGTTGCCTTAACCTATCCGCATATTGGTAATACCGGCACCACACCTGAAGACGCAGAGTCAAGTCGTGCTTGGGCGGCAGGTTTGATTATTCGTGATTTACCTTTGCTGTCGAGTAGCTGGCGCGATAAGAAGCCATTAGGCGAGTACTTGATAGATAACAAAATCGTTGCCATTGCTGGGATTGATACCCGTCGTTTGACCCGCATCTTGCGTGATAATGGCGCACAGAGCGGTTGTATTTTAGCGGGTGAGGATGCCACTGAAGAGCGTGCGCTGGAGTTGGCACGCGGTTTTGCTGGTTTGCAAGGCCTTGATCTAGCTCAAGAAGTATCCACCGATAAAATCTACGAGTGGCGTTCTGCGCCATGGCAGTTAATCACTGACAGCCATCCAGAGATTCAAGAAGGCCAGTTGCCACACCATGTGGTTGTTTACGATTACGGAGTAAAGCGCAATATTTTACGTGTGCTGGTTGCGCGCGGCTGTCGATTGACTGTTGTGCCAGCGCAAACGCCGGCAAGCGAAGTATTAGCGTTGAATCCGGACGGTGTCTTCTTGTCCAATGGCCCTGGAGATCCAGAACCTTGCGATTATGCAGTTGCAGCAATCAAAGAAATCTTGGCAACAGATATTCCCGTATTCGGTATCTGCTTGGGTCACCAATTGCTCGCTTTGGCATCTGGCGCGCGTACCATGAAAATGATTAATGGTCATCACGGTGCGAACCATCCTGTGCAGGACCTGAAAACGGGCAAGGTGATGATTACCAGTCAAAATCATGGTTTTGCCGTGGATAAGACCAGCCTGCCCGATCACTTAAAAGCAACGCATGAATCATTGTTTGATCAGACTTTGCAAGGTATTGAGCGCACTGATAAACAAGCCTTTGGTTTTCAAGGCCACCCAGAAGCAAGCCCAGGCCCGAACGATGTCAGCTCTTTGTTTGATCGTTTTGTTGCCAGCATGATGGCCCGTCGCTAA
- the dapB gene encoding 4-hydroxy-tetrahydrodipicolinate reductase yields the protein MLRVAVVGAAGRMGKTLIEAVRMVPALQLTAAVDRPESSLLGADVGELAGVGRIGVSLVGDLTSVLDQFDVLIDFTHPSVTLNNLNICRQAGKAMVIGTTGFTEAERQQLQDAGQDIAIVFAANFSVGVNLCLKLLDTAARVLGEDADIEIIEAHHRHKVDAPSGTALRMGEVVASALGRNLADVAVYGREGQTGARERETIGFATVRAGDVVGDHTVLFAAEGERVEITHKASSRMTFAKGAVRSVQWLEDKSAGLYDMQDVLGLH from the coding sequence ATGCTTCGAGTTGCAGTGGTTGGTGCCGCAGGGCGCATGGGTAAAACATTAATCGAAGCAGTGCGTATGGTGCCTGCCTTGCAACTTACGGCGGCGGTTGATCGCCCAGAAAGCAGTTTGCTAGGTGCTGATGTTGGTGAGTTAGCAGGTGTGGGGCGCATTGGTGTCAGTTTGGTGGGTGACTTAACCAGCGTGCTTGATCAGTTTGATGTGTTGATTGATTTCACTCATCCGAGTGTGACTTTAAATAATCTAAATATCTGTCGTCAGGCAGGCAAAGCGATGGTGATTGGCACCACAGGTTTCACCGAAGCTGAGCGTCAGCAGTTGCAGGATGCTGGGCAAGATATTGCTATTGTTTTTGCCGCGAACTTCAGCGTTGGCGTTAATCTGTGTTTAAAGCTGTTAGATACTGCTGCACGAGTATTAGGTGAAGATGCTGATATTGAAATTATCGAAGCGCATCATCGCCATAAAGTTGATGCCCCGTCTGGCACAGCACTGCGCATGGGCGAAGTGGTGGCCTCGGCGTTAGGGCGTAACTTGGCTGATGTCGCAGTTTATGGCCGCGAAGGGCAGACCGGTGCGCGTGAGCGTGAAACCATTGGTTTTGCGACGGTGCGTGCCGGCGATGTAGTGGGCGACCATACTGTGTTGTTTGCTGCAGAGGGTGAGCGGGTAGAAATCACTCATAAAGCCTCCAGTCGTATGACCTTTGCTAAGGGTGCGGTGCGTTCAGTACAGTGGCTCGAAGATAAGTCTGCTGGTTTGTACGATATGCAAGATGTGTTGGGCTTGCATTGA
- the dnaJ gene encoding molecular chaperone DnaJ, whose product MAKRDYYEVLGAERGASEAELKKAYRRLAMKFHPDRNPDDKDAEEKFKEANEAYEVLSDPDKRAAYDRHGHAGVDPQMGGGGFGGGNFSDVFGDVFSDFFGGGGRTGPQRGSDLRYNMELDLEEAVRGTTINIRVPTLTDCKSCKGSGAKKGTSPVTCTTCNGMGQVRMQQGFFAVQQTCPRCHGAGKMVTDPCGDCRGQGRVEEEKTLSVKVPAGVDTGDRIRLAGEGEAGGLGGPAGDLYVVVNVRPHAIFQRDGRDLYCEVPISFADAALGGELEVPTLNGRVKLKIPEGTQTSRLFRLRGKGVTPVRGGGVGDLMCRVAVETPVKLNKRQRELLEEFRETLQGDDSHSPKKSSWFEGVKRFFGDL is encoded by the coding sequence ATGGCAAAGCGTGACTATTATGAAGTGCTGGGCGCAGAGCGTGGCGCGAGCGAAGCAGAGCTAAAGAAAGCGTATCGCCGCCTGGCCATGAAATTTCACCCGGACCGTAATCCGGATGATAAAGACGCAGAAGAAAAATTTAAAGAAGCCAATGAAGCCTACGAGGTGTTGTCTGATCCCGATAAGCGTGCAGCCTATGATCGTCATGGTCATGCTGGTGTTGATCCGCAGATGGGTGGGGGCGGCTTTGGTGGTGGCAACTTCTCTGATGTCTTTGGTGATGTGTTTAGTGACTTCTTTGGCGGTGGCGGTCGTACTGGTCCGCAGCGCGGCAGTGACTTGCGTTACAACATGGAGTTGGACTTAGAAGAAGCTGTACGCGGGACGACAATTAATATACGCGTACCAACCTTGACTGACTGTAAGAGCTGTAAAGGTTCGGGTGCGAAAAAAGGCACAAGCCCTGTTACATGTACAACGTGTAATGGTATGGGGCAGGTGCGTATGCAGCAGGGCTTCTTTGCTGTGCAGCAAACCTGCCCACGTTGTCATGGCGCTGGCAAAATGGTCACTGATCCGTGTGGCGACTGCCGTGGTCAGGGCCGTGTTGAAGAAGAAAAAACGCTGTCTGTTAAAGTGCCGGCAGGTGTTGATACCGGTGACCGTATTCGCTTAGCAGGTGAAGGTGAGGCCGGTGGCTTAGGTGGCCCTGCGGGCGACTTGTATGTTGTGGTAAATGTGCGTCCACATGCAATTTTTCAACGTGATGGACGTGATTTGTATTGTGAAGTGCCAATCAGTTTCGCCGATGCTGCCTTAGGTGGTGAACTGGAAGTTCCTACTTTGAATGGTCGGGTTAAGCTTAAAATCCCTGAAGGAACACAAACCAGCAGACTCTTTCGTTTGCGCGGTAAAGGTGTTACCCCAGTGCGTGGTGGCGGTGTCGGTGACTTAATGTGTCGTGTGGCTGTGGAAACACCTGTTAAGCTAAATAAGCGTCAACGCGAACTGCTTGAAGAGTTCCGTGAAACCCTGCAAGGTGATGATTCACATTCGCCAAAAAAAAGTAGCTGGTTTGAAGGTGTAAAGCGTTTTTTCGGTGATCTTTGA
- the dnaK gene encoding molecular chaperone DnaK, which yields MGRIIGIDLGTTNSCVSVMENGVAKIIENAEGGRTTPSIIAYTNDGEILVGQAAKRQSVTNPHNTLYAVKRLIGRRFDEDVVQKDIQMVPYKIVKADNGDAWVEVKGEKMAPPQISAEVLMKMKKTAEDYLGEPVTEAVVTVPAYFNDSQRQATKDAGRIAGLDVKRIINEPTAAALAYGMDKAKGDHTVIVYDLGGGTFDVSVIEIAEVDGEHQFEVLATNGDTFLGGEDFDNLLINDLVDQFKKDSGFDLKNDPLAMQRLKEAAEKAKIELSSAQQTDVNLPYITADASGPKHLNIVITRAKLEGLVSDLVKRTLEPCRVALQDAGIDVGAINDVILVGGQTRMPLVQKTVADFFKKEARRDVNPDEAVAMGAAIQGAVLSGDVKDVLLLDVSPLTLGIETMGGIMTALIEKNTTIPTKKSQVFSTADDNQNAVTIHVLQGERKQATANKSLGRFDLADIPPAPRGVPQIEVTFDIDANGILNVSAKDKATGKEQSIVIKANSGLSDEEVEQMVRDAEANIEEDRKFEELVTARNQGDQLVHATRKMITEAGDKATEEDKTAIEAALVELEEAIKGDDKDAIDAKVAALSQASAPLSEKMYAEQAQQADASADAGQADGADDVVDAEFEEVKDTDNK from the coding sequence ATGGGTAGAATTATTGGTATTGACTTGGGTACAACCAACTCCTGTGTTTCAGTGATGGAGAATGGTGTAGCCAAGATTATTGAAAACGCTGAAGGTGGTCGTACCACACCGTCAATCATTGCCTACACCAATGACGGTGAAATCTTAGTAGGTCAAGCAGCTAAGCGTCAGTCGGTCACCAATCCGCATAACACTTTGTATGCAGTGAAGCGTTTGATTGGTCGTCGTTTTGATGAAGATGTTGTGCAAAAAGACATTCAAATGGTGCCTTACAAGATTGTCAAAGCAGACAATGGCGATGCTTGGGTTGAAGTAAAAGGCGAAAAAATGGCACCACCGCAAATCTCTGCGGAAGTTTTGATGAAAATGAAAAAGACCGCCGAAGATTATCTCGGTGAGCCAGTGACTGAAGCGGTAGTCACTGTACCTGCATATTTTAACGACAGTCAGCGTCAGGCGACTAAAGATGCGGGCCGTATTGCTGGTCTTGATGTTAAGCGCATCATTAACGAACCGACTGCAGCAGCGTTGGCCTACGGTATGGATAAAGCCAAAGGCGACCATACGGTTATTGTGTATGACTTAGGTGGTGGTACCTTTGACGTTTCAGTGATTGAAATTGCTGAAGTTGATGGTGAGCACCAGTTCGAAGTATTAGCCACCAATGGTGATACCTTCTTAGGTGGTGAAGACTTCGATAATCTTTTAATCAACGATTTAGTTGATCAGTTCAAGAAAGACAGCGGTTTTGATCTTAAAAATGATCCATTAGCAATGCAGCGTCTAAAAGAAGCCGCTGAAAAAGCAAAAATTGAGTTGTCTTCAGCGCAGCAAACAGATGTGAACTTGCCATACATCACCGCTGATGCAAGCGGTCCTAAGCACTTAAATATTGTGATTACTCGCGCTAAGTTGGAAGGCTTGGTGAGTGACTTGGTTAAGCGCACGCTTGAGCCATGCCGTGTGGCTTTGCAAGACGCAGGTATTGATGTTGGTGCAATCAACGATGTGATTTTAGTTGGTGGTCAAACACGTATGCCGCTGGTGCAGAAAACTGTTGCCGACTTCTTCAAAAAAGAAGCACGTCGCGATGTAAACCCTGATGAAGCCGTAGCTATGGGTGCTGCGATTCAGGGTGCGGTATTGTCTGGTGATGTAAAAGACGTTCTGTTGCTGGACGTGAGCCCGCTGACTCTTGGTATTGAAACCATGGGTGGCATTATGACCGCATTGATTGAGAAGAACACCACGATTCCTACCAAGAAATCACAGGTGTTCTCAACTGCAGATGACAACCAAAATGCAGTAACTATTCATGTGTTGCAGGGTGAGCGTAAGCAAGCTACAGCGAACAAGTCACTGGGTCGTTTTGACTTGGCAGATATTCCGCCAGCGCCACGTGGTGTACCACAAATTGAAGTGACCTTTGATATTGATGCCAACGGCATTCTCAATGTCTCGGCAAAAGATAAAGCCACTGGTAAAGAGCAGTCGATCGTTATTAAAGCTAACTCAGGCTTAAGTGATGAAGAAGTTGAGCAAATGGTGCGCGATGCCGAAGCCAATATCGAAGAAGACCGCAAGTTTGAAGAGTTGGTCACTGCGCGTAACCAGGGCGACCAGTTGGTGCACGCAACCCGCAAAATGATTACCGAAGCGGGCGATAAGGCCACTGAAGAAGACAAAACTGCCATTGAAGCGGCTTTGGTCGAGCTTGAAGAAGCCATTAAAGGCGACGATAAAGATGCGATTGATGCCAAAGTTGCAGCGCTGTCACAAGCAAGTGCGCCTCTTTCAGAAAAAATGTACGCAGAGCAAGCGCAACAAGCGGATGCGTCTGCTGATGCAGGGCAAGCTGACGGCGCTGATGATGTGGTTGATGCTGAGTTTGAAGAGGTTAAGGATACTGACAACAAGTAA
- the grpE gene encoding nucleotide exchange factor GrpE codes for MTDEHTLDEQASDLKIDEQSTEDDSVVTDEQRIEQLEDELAGAKENVLRAAAEVQNIRRRAEQDVEKAHKFALEKFATDLLPVLDSLERGLEVSDPADEKMRAMREGMELTYKLFLDTLKRFKVERLDPQGEPFNPEQHQAMAMEESIHAEPNSVLKVFQCGYAINGRLLRPAMVVVSKAPSEPPVKIDEQA; via the coding sequence ATGACTGATGAGCACACTTTGGACGAGCAAGCGTCTGACTTAAAAATCGATGAACAGAGCACTGAGGATGACTCAGTCGTTACTGATGAGCAGCGCATTGAACAGTTAGAAGATGAATTGGCAGGTGCTAAAGAAAATGTATTGCGTGCCGCTGCTGAAGTGCAAAATATTCGACGTCGAGCGGAACAAGATGTAGAGAAAGCGCATAAATTTGCGTTGGAAAAATTTGCCACAGACTTGCTGCCAGTGCTTGATAGCCTTGAGCGAGGTCTTGAGGTGTCTGACCCTGCGGATGAAAAAATGCGCGCGATGCGTGAAGGCATGGAGCTAACCTATAAGCTCTTTTTAGATACCCTTAAGCGTTTCAAAGTGGAGCGTCTTGATCCGCAAGGCGAGCCCTTTAACCCTGAGCAGCATCAAGCGATGGCGATGGAAGAAAGTATCCATGCTGAGCCCAATAGCGTGCTCAAAGTATTCCAGTGTGGCTACGCTATAAATGGTCGCTTACTGCGCCCAGCAATGGTGGTAGTGAGCAAGGCGCCGAGCGAGCCGCCAGTAAAAATTGATGAGCAGGCTTGA
- the recN gene encoding DNA repair protein RecN, with protein sequence MLVHISVKNYAIVEHLDLELHEGMSVISGETGAGKSIMLDALSLTLGARTDSSVVRPGAKQADILSSFDITRIPEAQQWLKDRDLDYEPQCILRRVITREGRSRAYINGTPCPLADLKALGELLIDIHSQHEHQSLLKTDTHRRLLDEFAGSSDQARAVYSLAQRWRQTQQQLQQLSANEDEQRARRQLLTYQLEELDTLAVEAGEVERLEHEHKGLSNSESLLDNCRQIIDTCSTNEHSNILSVLGGLLQRAQSLSATPNAFQQATELLSSAHIQIEEAVSEFNHFIDHFDADPQRQQWIEERLDSIYTLARKHRIQPEQLHALQAELSVELEALDADDASLEHLQQAAALLVKEYSDKAQTLSKRRTAAAKKLATAVIQQLHMLGMPDGQFSVELQSVENSTLSVHGLENIEFLVSANPGQPLRSLAKVASGGELSRISLAIQVITAQTSRVPTLVFDEVDVGIGGPTAEIVGQLLRQLGENGQVLTVTHLAQVAAQGHQHLFAHKERKQKSTNTLVKLLSHEERVAEVARMLGGIDMTDESLLHARKILDKAQPLVSAQRA encoded by the coding sequence ATGTTAGTCCATATATCAGTTAAAAATTATGCCATCGTTGAGCACTTAGACCTCGAACTGCATGAAGGCATGAGTGTCATCAGCGGTGAAACCGGTGCCGGTAAATCTATTATGCTGGATGCTTTAAGCCTGACCCTTGGCGCACGCACCGACAGCAGCGTCGTTCGCCCCGGTGCCAAGCAAGCCGATATTCTCAGCAGTTTTGACATAACCCGCATACCTGAAGCGCAGCAATGGCTAAAAGATCGCGACCTTGATTATGAGCCACAGTGTATTTTACGCCGTGTGATTACTCGCGAAGGCCGTTCGCGTGCGTATATTAACGGCACACCTTGCCCGCTGGCCGACTTAAAAGCGCTAGGCGAGCTGTTAATTGATATCCACAGTCAGCACGAACACCAGTCTTTATTAAAAACCGACACACACCGACGTTTATTAGATGAGTTTGCCGGCTCAAGCGATCAGGCCCGCGCGGTGTATAGCCTGGCACAACGCTGGCGTCAGACTCAACAACAGTTGCAACAACTGAGCGCCAATGAAGACGAGCAACGCGCACGCAGGCAACTGCTGACCTATCAACTGGAAGAACTTGACACCCTAGCCGTTGAGGCCGGCGAAGTTGAGCGCCTAGAACACGAACATAAAGGCTTAAGCAACTCGGAAAGCCTGCTGGATAATTGCCGGCAAATCATTGACACCTGTAGCACCAATGAACACAGCAATATATTGAGCGTTTTAGGCGGCCTATTGCAGCGCGCGCAAAGCCTAAGCGCTACGCCTAACGCTTTTCAGCAAGCCACCGAGCTGCTGTCGAGTGCGCACATTCAAATAGAAGAGGCAGTCAGCGAATTCAATCATTTTATTGATCACTTCGACGCTGACCCGCAGCGTCAGCAATGGATCGAAGAGCGTTTGGATTCCATTTACACCTTGGCACGTAAGCATCGTATACAGCCTGAGCAATTACATGCATTGCAAGCCGAGCTCAGTGTCGAACTTGAAGCACTCGATGCAGACGATGCCAGCCTAGAGCACTTGCAGCAGGCCGCTGCTTTGTTGGTCAAGGAATACAGTGATAAAGCGCAAACACTAAGCAAGCGCCGTACTGCAGCTGCAAAAAAACTTGCCACGGCGGTGATCCAGCAGCTGCACATGCTGGGTATGCCTGACGGTCAGTTTAGCGTCGAATTACAAAGCGTAGAAAACAGCACACTCTCTGTGCATGGCTTAGAAAATATTGAGTTTTTAGTTAGCGCCAACCCAGGCCAACCGCTGCGCAGCTTAGCTAAAGTCGCATCTGGCGGCGAGCTGTCACGCATTAGCTTAGCTATCCAAGTGATTACCGCGCAAACCTCACGCGTACCAACCTTGGTATTTGATGAAGTTGATGTTGGTATTGGCGGCCCTACTGCTGAAATTGTTGGCCAATTATTGCGCCAGCTAGGTGAAAACGGGCAAGTACTCACAGTGACTCACCTCGCACAAGTTGCTGCGCAAGGCCATCAACACTTGTTCGCACACAAAGAGCGCAAGCAAAAATCCACCAATACGCTGGTCAAGCTACTCTCTCATGAGGAACGTGTAGCAGAGGTCGCACGCATGCTGGGCGGTATCGATATGACAGATGAGTCTCTGCTGCATGCACGCAAAATTCTTGATAAAGCACAGCCGTTAGTTAGCGCTCAGCGTGCTTAA